A genomic window from Silene latifolia isolate original U9 population chromosome Y, ASM4854445v1, whole genome shotgun sequence includes:
- the LOC141631258 gene encoding uncharacterized protein LOC141631258, with product MEILSRLLRGIHRQHQVSYHPKCGRIGLNHLIFADDLMLFVRGDVPFVKAVTTSLDSFPKMYGLSANPDKTNIYMGGIRAGIKQAILSETDEGQKKLIMKSWSSCCTPYQEGGFNIKEILALNKCIICKWIWEIIKQLDGFWVTWNYTYNIKTGNFWIMQKKSNHSECWRSNLQVRDELMEMAGCGDNMQALLGSCVRKGCLKLHLLYEQFRKTCSTISWATIAWNRAILTKHSVFLVMAMQQKLATIDQLNIRGIPIINQCILCKANNETHKHLFFRCSYSGIVWRQLLAWMRIPNRTTKLGKELHCIAGRRVCKHWKAKWYSSCLGAAVYSLWEERNTRIFRGLEHQCDYIVKRVQYFVSVRLLYVTHSSKEEEIIESPNDGC from the exons ATGGAGATCTTATCTAGGCTTCTGAGAGGCATTCATAGGCAACACCAGGTTTCTTATCATCCTAAGTGTGGGAGGATTGGATTGAACCACTTAATTTTTGCAGATGACTTGATGTTATTTGTTAGAGGAGATGTTCCATTTGTCAAAGCTGTCACTACATCACTGGATTCTTTTCCAAAGATGTATGGGTTGTCTGCTAATCCAGAtaaaacaaacatatatatgggaGGTATAAGGGCAGGCATAAAGCAGGCAATTTTGAGTGAAACAG ATGAGGGGCAAAAGAAGTTGATCATGAAAAGTTGGTCTTCCTGTTGTACTCCATATCAGGAAGGTGGCTTTAATATTAAGGAAATCCTAGCATTGAATAAATGTATCATTTGTAAATGGATTTGGGAGATTATCAAACAATTAGATGGGTTCTGGGTCACCTGGAACTACACTTACAACATCAAAACAGGTAATTTCTGGATTATGCAAAAGAAGAGTAATCACTCTGAATGTTGGAGGAGTAATCTGCAGGTCAGGGATGAGCTAATGGAAATGGCTGGTTGTGGTGATAATATGCAAGCTTTACTGGGGAGCTGTGTTAGAAAGGGATGCCTCAAGCTCCACCTACTATATGAACAATTTCGAAAAACATGCAGCACCATCAGCTGGGCGACTATTGCCTGGAATCGTGCTATTTTAACAAAACATAGTGTGTTTTTGGTTATGGCTATGCAGCAGAAATTGGCTACCATAGATCAGTTGAATATCAGAGGGATACCAATTATTAATCAATGCATACTTTGCAAAGCTAATAATGAGACGCATAAACACCTGTTCTTTAGATGTAGTTACTCTGGTATAGTATGGAGGCAGCTATTGGCATGGATGAGGATACCAAACAGAACTACAAAGCTAGGTAAGGAGCTTCATTGCATAGCAGGTAGAAGAGTTTGTAAACATTGGAAGGCAAAGTGGTACTCTAGCTGTCTCGGTGCAGCTGTTTATAGCCTCTGGGAGGAGCGTAACACAAGAATTTTTCGTGGCCTAGAGCATCAGTGTGATTATATAGTTAAACGAGTCCAATATTTTGTTAGTGTTAGATTATTATATGTAACCCACTCCTCTAAAGAGGAGGAGATTATAGAGTCTCCCAATGATGGTTGTTAG